AGTGCTGACTTTCATCCTGCTGACCTTCCCTTCGCAGGTTAGATCAGCGGATAGCTCTGAGCCTATACTTGTTGCTCAAGTTGGATCCGGACTTATCGGAGTAGTCGCTAAAGAAAAAAATCCTGAAGCAATAGCTGATGATGACTTTGACGACAATGTGTGGGGCGACGAGAAAACTCAAATTAGCTCTGCAGACTCAGACCCTTGGGAAGGATATAACAGAGCAATGTTTTCCTTCAATGATTTCATGTATTTCGGCATAACCAAGCCTGTAACTCAAGGTTACATGTACGTGATGCCTCTTCGTCCGAGAACATGGACAAACAACTTTTTTCAGAACTTACTTTATCCTGTCCGCGTAACAAGCTGTCTGCTTCAAGGTAGATTTTACACAGCTGGAGCTGAAACTTCTAAGTTCATTACGAACTCTATTATCGGTCTTGGTGGATTCGGTAACGTCGTCGGAGACCCCGCATCGACGATGCCGCTATACCTTGGCAACGAAGATATGGGACAGACTTTTGGTAAATGGGGCATCGGAAACGGCCCTTACTTTGTCATTCCGGTTCTCGGGCCTTCTACAGTCCGTGATGCGGTTGGACTTGGAATTGATACTTTCGTGCTCAACCCGTTCTGGTGGTTCGGTATTCCATGGTACTACTCTGTAGCTGCGGGAGCTTACAACCAGATCAACAAGCTTTCATTTCACTTAGGTGAGTATGAATCCCTTAAAGAAGGGGCAATTGATCCATACTTGGCTTTAAGAGACGCTTACTTGAGCTATAGAGCTAAACAGATCAATGATCCACAGCGCGACAGAAAGCCAGCGTCTGAGGATGCTACAAATCCAAATGCTGAACCTCAGCCTGCGAATTAATTGAACTGACGTGAAAATAGCTGTTATATCTGATACGCACCTCCGTGAGCCTGATTCCAGACTCACGGAGGTTTTTAATGCCCATCTCAAAAGTGCTGATCTACTCATCCATTGCGGAGATCTAGTTTCTTATTCGGTGTGGAATTTCTTCTACCAACACCAAACTTTTCATGCCTGTCAGGGCAACTGTGACGAATGGGCTCTCTCTGATCATCTGCGCCCGCTGGAAACTGTTAACTTTCACGGATTACGTATAGGCATTGCACATGGGTGGGGCAGCCGATCGCAAGTCTCAACAAATGTTGCGGAATCATTCGGCCCCGACTTTGATCTTGTATGCTACGGACACACTCACATTCAAGACTGGTCTATAGTCAAAGGAGTGCAGATGGTTAACCCCGGCAGCCTCACATCCCCAAGAGACGACAAGCCAGCAAGCGTCGCCATTCTCGACGTAGATGATGAACAAAATATTTCCTGCACATTTGTTCCTGTCGATTAAAACGACTTCCAGTTTGTTAAAAGTTACTTCTGCCTGCATCACCAGTCGTGAAAAAGCCGCTGAAGCCCAAACTTCAACGGCTATAAAAACCTAAATCATATATTTCAATCAAAATTTATCTATTCGAACGGATCCTTAAGCAGCTTATACTCACCGCCTTTCTCTTCAAAAATACCTTGCTGGACCATAGCTGCAAGCATTGGCAAAAGATTATCACTTTCGCCTTTGATAAGCACTTTATCACCCTGCTCCTTAAGATATGAAACAGGAAGATAATCCGCTTTGCCACGCTTAAAAAGAGCTACCAAATATCTTTCTGTAAGAGTCTTGCCTTTTTCCATAAAAATAATCCTCCTTTTAATAATCAGAACTGCTTTAGCCCATCATGAAATTACGCACCCCGGTAAAGAAAATCTGAGCCGCGATGGATGCTACAAACAACCCTGTTAGCCTACTCATAATATTAAGCCCTCGTCTACCTAATAAGCGCTTGAGGCTTGAAGAAATAAACAAGAGAATCCCGACAGTTACCACAGCGCTAACAAGAGCAGCGCACGCTAAAGCCTGATGAGCAAAACCCTCCACGCTTGACCCAAGGACAAGCAATGCCCCAATGGTTCCCGGCCCACATATAATAGGAATGGCAAGAGGAACAACCGCAATATCATTCTGGTCTCCACCAGTTTCATACATCTTTGTTCCTCCGCCTACCATATTAAGAGCAGACAGAAAGAGGACGGATCCGGCACCAATTCGAAATGCATCAAGAGTTATCCCGAACAGTTCAAAAATGTATCTACCATATAGATACAAAACCAGAGAGCTTACTATTACGGACAGAGTGACCTTCACAGCCGTAGTTCGGCGTTCACTGGGACTCATTTCCTGAGTTAATGATAAAAACGCTGATATAGCGAAAAAAGGAGTAAGTATAAAAAACAATTTCAAGTACGTTTGAAAGAATATCGCAAACATTTTTGATACCGCCTGAGTAGATTAATTATCCGATTGAAATTAAAAAAAAAGCCCCTGACAACCGAAGCTGTCAGGGGCAATAATAAACCATAAATTGGTGATTATTTACCGCAGCACTTCTTATATTTTTTGCCGCTTCCGCACGGGCAACTTTCATTTCTGCCGATTTTCGGTTCAGCTCTGCGCTTCGGCTGCTTTTTCTTTTCTTCACCCTCATCATTAT
This window of the Maridesulfovibrio frigidus DSM 17176 genome carries:
- a CDS encoding MlaA family lipoprotein, with amino-acid sequence MTIKNSASTTLFAFLVLTFILLTFPSQVRSADSSEPILVAQVGSGLIGVVAKEKNPEAIADDDFDDNVWGDEKTQISSADSDPWEGYNRAMFSFNDFMYFGITKPVTQGYMYVMPLRPRTWTNNFFQNLLYPVRVTSCLLQGRFYTAGAETSKFITNSIIGLGGFGNVVGDPASTMPLYLGNEDMGQTFGKWGIGNGPYFVIPVLGPSTVRDAVGLGIDTFVLNPFWWFGIPWYYSVAAGAYNQINKLSFHLGEYESLKEGAIDPYLALRDAYLSYRAKQINDPQRDRKPASEDATNPNAEPQPAN
- a CDS encoding metallophosphoesterase family protein, which translates into the protein MKIAVISDTHLREPDSRLTEVFNAHLKSADLLIHCGDLVSYSVWNFFYQHQTFHACQGNCDEWALSDHLRPLETVNFHGLRIGIAHGWGSRSQVSTNVAESFGPDFDLVCYGHTHIQDWSIVKGVQMVNPGSLTSPRDDKPASVAILDVDDEQNISCTFVPVD
- a CDS encoding MarC family protein, whose product is MFAIFFQTYLKLFFILTPFFAISAFLSLTQEMSPSERRTTAVKVTLSVIVSSLVLYLYGRYIFELFGITLDAFRIGAGSVLFLSALNMVGGGTKMYETGGDQNDIAVVPLAIPIICGPGTIGALLVLGSSVEGFAHQALACAALVSAVVTVGILLFISSSLKRLLGRRGLNIMSRLTGLFVASIAAQIFFTGVRNFMMG